Proteins encoded in a region of the Rhodococcus sp. SBT000017 genome:
- a CDS encoding bifunctional phosphatase PAP2/diacylglycerol kinase family protein translates to MTSTRTSIATAVHAWDLSLVARSAALRQSRADGGLRALSNAADHGRLWLGAAALLVAVGGPARRGGVRGLVALAGASSVANGLLKPLFPRTRPDSESVPVLRQVLAPPVSSSFPSGHSASAAAFVTAVAIESPVAGVLLAPVAAAVCYSRVHVGVHWPTDVIAGAALGSAIALSTRRWWAVRSEKPADLGSPVEIDPLPGGRGLLVLVNPGSGDDSDAVPDAIRRALPDADLFVPNPDQDFNEQLEQRIRSTSPRALGVCGGDGTVVSVAASAVRNGLPLAAFPGGTLNHFARDTGLTVVEDTAAAVEAGTAERVDIAEVSVDCRSVSFVNTATFGGYPDSVRLRQKLQRRIGKWPAAAIAMTRVLAAAEPLNIRLDGTRHSVWMLFVGNGNYAPADQVPMSRSSIHTGTLDVRFLPSEPRASRTRLLWATLTGTLGSSPAYVRRAVKQLTVEVEGSPVALAADGEVVGDGTWFEFTSDKNGLVLYRKR, encoded by the coding sequence ATGACATCCACGCGTACCTCGATCGCGACGGCCGTCCACGCGTGGGATCTGTCCCTGGTGGCGCGAAGTGCTGCTCTGCGGCAGAGCAGAGCGGACGGTGGCCTGCGCGCCTTGAGCAACGCCGCCGATCACGGCCGTCTGTGGCTCGGCGCGGCTGCGCTTCTCGTGGCCGTAGGTGGCCCGGCCCGACGCGGTGGCGTCCGGGGGCTCGTGGCACTGGCCGGTGCGAGCTCTGTGGCGAACGGGCTGCTCAAACCACTCTTCCCGCGGACTCGTCCCGATTCCGAGTCGGTTCCCGTCCTGCGTCAAGTACTGGCTCCGCCGGTGTCGTCGTCGTTTCCCTCGGGGCATTCGGCGTCCGCGGCCGCGTTCGTCACAGCGGTGGCGATCGAATCCCCGGTGGCAGGCGTGCTGCTGGCACCCGTTGCGGCCGCGGTGTGTTACTCCAGGGTGCACGTCGGGGTGCATTGGCCGACCGACGTCATCGCCGGTGCGGCTCTGGGCTCGGCCATCGCGTTGTCCACCCGTCGCTGGTGGGCCGTGCGATCGGAAAAGCCTGCCGATCTGGGTTCCCCGGTAGAGATCGATCCACTGCCCGGCGGCCGGGGGCTGCTGGTACTCGTCAATCCGGGTTCGGGCGACGATTCGGACGCGGTGCCCGACGCGATCCGTCGAGCACTTCCCGATGCCGATCTGTTCGTGCCGAATCCCGATCAGGACTTCAACGAGCAACTGGAACAGCGAATTCGGAGCACGTCCCCGCGTGCCCTCGGTGTGTGCGGTGGCGACGGAACGGTGGTCAGCGTTGCTGCATCGGCGGTGCGCAACGGATTACCGCTCGCAGCATTTCCGGGCGGCACCCTCAACCACTTCGCGCGCGACACCGGGTTGACCGTCGTGGAGGACACTGCTGCCGCCGTGGAAGCGGGCACCGCCGAACGGGTCGACATCGCCGAGGTGTCCGTCGACTGCCGCAGTGTGTCCTTCGTCAACACCGCGACGTTCGGTGGCTACCCCGACTCGGTGCGGCTGCGTCAGAAGTTGCAACGCCGAATAGGTAAATGGCCGGCCGCCGCCATCGCGATGACGAGGGTCCTGGCAGCTGCGGAACCACTGAACATCAGGCTCGACGGCACCAGACATTCGGTGTGGATGCTGTTCGTCGGCAACGGCAACTACGCACCGGCCGATCAAGTTCCCATGTCTCGCAGCAGCATTCACACCGGAACGCTCGATGTTCGGTTTCTTCCGTCCGAGCCGAGGGCATCCAGAACCAGACTGCTGTGGGCAACGTTGACCGGCACCCTCGGCTCGTCGCCCGCCTACGTTCGTCGAGCGGTGAAGCAGTTGACCGTCGAGGTGGAGGGCTCCCCCGTTGCGCTCGCCGCCGACGGCGAAGTGGTGGGCGACGGAACGTGGTTCGAGTTCACCAGCGACAAGAACGGCCTCGTGCTCTACCGAAAGCGATAG
- a CDS encoding ubiquitin-like protein Pup, with protein MAQEQTRRSGGGDDDEVPGDTGAGGQERREKLAEETDDLLDEIDDVLEENAEDFVRAYVQKGGQ; from the coding sequence ATGGCACAGGAGCAGACACGGCGCTCTGGCGGCGGCGACGACGATGAGGTTCCCGGCGACACCGGAGCCGGTGGTCAGGAACGACGCGAGAAGCTGGCCGAGGAGACCGACGACCTTCTCGACGAGATCGACGACGTGCTCGAGGAAAACGCCGAGGACTTCGTCCGCGCCTACGTTCAGAAGGGCGGCCAGTGA
- the prcB gene encoding proteasome subunit beta, whose amino-acid sequence MTVDRSDPRSAGDGMTIPLGSSSSSFSDYLRRHAPHLLPESGIAADLASHTANGTTDKSGIAPHGTTIVALTYAGGVLIAGDRRATQGNLIANRDMQKVYVTDDYSAAGIAGTAGIAIELVRLFAVELEHYEKIEGVPLTFNGKANKLSSMVRSNLGAAMQGLAAVPLLVGFDIDISDPDRAGRIVSYDVVGGRYEERSGYHAVGSGSLFAKSALKKLYRPGMTEEEAIRAAVESLYDAADDDSATGGPDVTRGIYPTAVAITSVGADDVAHERISAAARSVLAERTESAAHSGGAEHHTRAGQQVSEGGSAP is encoded by the coding sequence GTGACGGTGGATCGTTCGGACCCACGGTCGGCCGGCGACGGAATGACGATCCCACTCGGGTCGAGCAGCTCGTCGTTCTCCGACTATCTTCGTCGGCACGCCCCCCACCTGTTGCCCGAGAGCGGTATCGCGGCGGATCTGGCGTCGCACACCGCCAACGGCACCACCGACAAGTCCGGCATCGCCCCGCACGGGACGACGATCGTCGCCCTGACCTACGCGGGCGGCGTACTGATCGCGGGTGACCGGCGAGCCACGCAGGGCAATCTGATCGCCAATCGCGACATGCAGAAGGTCTACGTCACCGACGACTACTCCGCCGCGGGTATCGCCGGAACGGCGGGCATCGCGATCGAGCTGGTCCGGCTCTTCGCCGTCGAACTCGAGCACTACGAGAAGATCGAAGGCGTTCCGCTCACGTTCAACGGCAAGGCCAACAAGCTGTCGTCGATGGTGCGAAGCAATCTCGGTGCCGCGATGCAAGGGCTTGCCGCCGTCCCATTGCTGGTCGGATTCGACATCGACATCTCGGATCCGGATCGAGCCGGACGCATCGTGTCCTACGACGTGGTCGGCGGGCGATACGAGGAGCGTTCGGGTTATCACGCGGTGGGATCGGGATCGTTGTTCGCCAAGTCCGCGCTCAAGAAGCTCTATCGCCCGGGAATGACCGAGGAGGAGGCGATTCGTGCAGCGGTGGAATCGCTGTACGACGCCGCCGACGACGACTCGGCCACCGGTGGTCCGGACGTCACCCGCGGGATCTACCCGACGGCTGTCGCCATCACCAGTGTCGGGGCGGACGACGTTGCGCACGAGCGGATTTCGGCTGCCGCTCGGTCCGTCCTCGCGGAGCGGACCGAGAGTGCAGCGCATTCCGGCGGTGCCGAGCATCACACCCGGGCCGGCCAGCAAGTGAGCGAAGGGGGTAGCGCACCATGA
- a CDS encoding RecB family exonuclease, producing MSGSRSTPALSPSRAGDFKQCPLLYRLRAVDRIPEVSTEAQVKGTVVHAALEALYALPAQDRVPTTARELVDPAWERVVARSPDIETLVPVDERPAFLDRARALVAGYYELEDPTRFEPESCEQRVEVVLDDGTPLRGFIDRIDVAPNGMIRVVDYKTGRAPREFTESKALFQMKFYALMIMRMRGVVPAQLKLMYLSDKQELTYTPDEGELRRFERMLSAIWKAILAAGETGDFRAKRGALCKWCDHQALCPEFGGTPPPYPGWPRAAAEPVGAEL from the coding sequence ATGTCCGGCTCCCGCAGTACACCGGCGTTGTCGCCTTCGCGCGCAGGTGATTTCAAGCAGTGCCCGCTCCTCTATCGCCTTCGAGCCGTCGACCGAATTCCCGAGGTCTCCACCGAAGCTCAGGTGAAGGGAACTGTGGTGCATGCCGCACTGGAGGCCCTGTACGCGTTGCCCGCACAGGATCGTGTGCCGACCACTGCACGAGAGCTTGTCGATCCGGCGTGGGAACGAGTGGTCGCGCGGTCGCCCGACATCGAGACTCTGGTTCCGGTGGACGAACGACCGGCGTTTCTCGACCGGGCTCGCGCGCTGGTCGCCGGCTATTACGAACTCGAAGACCCCACCCGGTTCGAGCCCGAATCCTGCGAACAGCGAGTGGAGGTGGTGCTGGACGACGGTACTCCGCTGCGCGGGTTCATCGATCGGATCGACGTTGCACCGAACGGGATGATCCGTGTCGTCGACTACAAGACGGGCCGGGCGCCGCGGGAGTTCACCGAGTCCAAGGCGCTGTTCCAGATGAAGTTCTATGCCCTGATGATCATGCGGATGCGTGGAGTCGTTCCGGCGCAACTGAAGTTGATGTATCTCTCCGACAAACAGGAGCTGACCTACACCCCCGACGAGGGCGAACTGCGCAGGTTCGAGCGCATGCTCTCCGCGATCTGGAAAGCGATTCTGGCCGCAGGCGAGACCGGTGATTTCCGCGCCAAACGGGGTGCGTTGTGCAAGTGGTGCGATCACCAGGCGCTGTGTCCGGAGTTCGGTGGTACTCCCCCGCCGTATCCGGGGTGGCCCAGGGCCGCTGCCGAACCGGTGGGAGCCGAGCTGTGA
- the arc gene encoding proteasome ATPase, with protein MSSTDNPDVAAARAELDAVRAEAASLRRQLGESPEQVRELEGRVDSLALRNAKLMDTLKEARQQLIALREEVDRLGQPPSGYGVLLSVFDDGTVDVFTSGRKMRLTCSPNIEADSLAPGQTVRLNEALTIVEACTFDQVGEISTLRELLGDGSRALVVGHADEERVVWLAKPLIDMVNDEGPIDPDEPSRKLRPGDSLLVDTKAGYAFERVPKAEVEDLVLEEVPDVGYEDIGGLGRQIEQIRDAVELPFLHKDLFREYSLRPPKGVLLYGPPGCGKTLIAKAVANSLAKKIAEARGQDAKEAKSFFLNIKGPELLNKFVGETERHIRMIFQRAREKASEGTPVIVFFDEMDSIFRTRGSGVSSDVETTVVPQLLAEIDGVEGLENVIVIGASNREDMIDPAILRPGRLDVKIKIERPDAESAQDIFSKYLTDSLPVNADDVAEFGGDRAACIRGMIDRVVERMYAESDDNRFLEVTYANGDKEVLYFKDFNSGAMIQNIVDRAKKYAIKSVLETGNGGLRIQHLFDSIVDEFAENEDLPNTTNPDDWARISGKKGERIVYIRTLVTGKNASASRAIDTEANTGQYL; from the coding sequence ATGAGCTCAACAGACAATCCGGATGTGGCCGCGGCCAGAGCCGAACTGGACGCCGTGCGAGCCGAAGCTGCTTCATTGCGCCGTCAACTGGGGGAGTCCCCCGAGCAGGTACGTGAACTCGAAGGTCGCGTCGATTCGCTGGCGCTCCGCAACGCCAAGTTGATGGACACCCTCAAAGAGGCCAGGCAACAGCTCATCGCACTCCGCGAGGAAGTGGACCGCCTCGGCCAACCACCGAGCGGCTACGGCGTTCTGCTGAGCGTCTTCGACGACGGCACGGTCGATGTGTTCACCTCCGGACGCAAGATGAGGCTGACGTGTTCACCCAACATCGAGGCCGACTCACTCGCACCGGGACAGACGGTGCGACTGAACGAAGCGTTGACCATCGTCGAGGCCTGCACCTTCGACCAGGTCGGCGAAATCAGCACTCTGCGTGAGCTTCTGGGCGACGGATCGAGGGCACTCGTCGTCGGTCACGCCGACGAGGAGCGAGTCGTGTGGCTGGCCAAGCCGTTGATCGACATGGTCAACGACGAGGGCCCCATCGACCCGGACGAACCGTCCCGCAAACTCCGCCCCGGCGATTCCCTGCTCGTCGACACCAAGGCCGGCTACGCCTTCGAGCGTGTCCCCAAGGCCGAGGTGGAGGACCTGGTCCTCGAAGAGGTGCCGGACGTCGGATACGAGGACATCGGTGGTCTCGGTCGACAGATCGAGCAGATTCGCGACGCCGTCGAACTGCCGTTCCTGCACAAGGATCTGTTTCGCGAGTACTCGCTGCGTCCGCCCAAGGGTGTGCTGCTGTACGGCCCTCCCGGTTGCGGAAAGACGTTGATCGCCAAGGCGGTTGCCAACTCGTTGGCCAAGAAGATCGCCGAGGCCCGCGGGCAGGACGCCAAGGAAGCGAAGTCGTTCTTCCTCAACATCAAGGGCCCCGAACTGCTCAACAAGTTCGTCGGCGAGACAGAGCGTCACATCCGGATGATCTTCCAGCGCGCACGGGAGAAGGCGTCCGAGGGCACCCCGGTCATCGTGTTCTTCGACGAGATGGATTCGATCTTCCGCACCCGTGGTTCGGGCGTCTCGTCCGACGTCGAGACGACGGTCGTGCCGCAGCTGCTCGCGGAGATCGACGGCGTGGAGGGGCTCGAGAACGTGATCGTGATCGGTGCTTCCAACCGTGAGGACATGATCGACCCCGCGATCCTGCGGCCCGGTCGCCTGGACGTGAAGATCAAGATCGAGCGGCCCGACGCCGAATCGGCACAGGACATCTTCTCCAAGTACCTGACCGACTCGCTGCCGGTCAACGCCGACGATGTCGCCGAGTTCGGCGGAGACCGCGCTGCCTGCATCCGAGGGATGATCGACCGTGTCGTCGAGCGCATGTACGCCGAAAGCGACGACAACCGCTTCCTCGAGGTGACGTATGCCAACGGAGACAAGGAAGTTCTGTACTTCAAGGACTTCAACTCCGGTGCCATGATTCAGAACATCGTCGACCGCGCGAAGAAGTACGCCATCAAATCGGTACTCGAAACCGGCAACGGCGGTCTGCGAATCCAACACCTCTTCGACTCCATCGTCGACGAGTTCGCCGAGAACGAAGACCTGCCGAACACCACGAACCCGGACGACTGGGCTCGAATCTCCGGCAAGAAGGGCGAGCGGATCGTCTACATCCGCACGCTGGTCACCGGCAAGAACGCCAGCGCGAGCCGGGCGATCGACACCGAGGCCAATACCGGCCAGTACCTGTAG
- the dop gene encoding depupylase/deamidase Dop: MQRIIGIEVEYGISSPTEPTANPILTSTQAVLAYAAAAGVPRAKRTRWDYEVESPLRDARGFDLGRFSGPAPVIDADEIGAANMILTNGARLYVDHAHPEYSAPEVRDPLDAVIWDKAGERVMEAAARHASSVPGAPRLQLYKNNVDGKGASYGTHENYLMSRETPFSAVIAGLSPFFASRQVITGSGRVGIGQSGDEAGFQLSQRADYIEVEVGLETTLKRGIINTRDEPHADADKYRRLHCIIGDANLAEMSTYLKVGTTALVLDIIEAGVDLSDLQLARPVTAVHQISHDPTLRKAVALADGRELTGLALQRIYHQRVAKFVAAEGSGDARALDVLDKWAMVLDLLERDPMECAHLLDWPAKLRLLEGFRQREGLGWSAPRLHLVDLQYSDVRLDKGLYNRLVARGSMDRLVTEQQVLDAVGTPPEDTRAYFRGECLRKFGADIAAASWDSVIFDLGGDSLVRIPTLEPLRGTKSHVGALLESVDSAAELVDQLTT; this comes from the coding sequence ATGCAGCGCATCATCGGTATCGAGGTCGAGTACGGCATTTCTTCGCCCACCGAACCCACCGCCAACCCGATCCTGACGTCCACCCAGGCGGTGTTGGCGTACGCGGCAGCCGCCGGAGTGCCTCGGGCCAAGCGCACGCGCTGGGACTACGAGGTCGAGTCGCCGCTGCGTGATGCCCGCGGCTTCGACCTAGGACGCTTCAGCGGCCCGGCTCCGGTGATCGACGCCGACGAGATCGGCGCAGCCAACATGATTCTCACCAACGGTGCCCGCCTGTACGTCGATCACGCTCACCCCGAGTACTCGGCTCCGGAGGTACGTGACCCGCTGGACGCAGTCATCTGGGACAAGGCAGGCGAGCGCGTGATGGAAGCCGCCGCCCGCCACGCGTCGAGCGTCCCGGGAGCGCCGCGCCTTCAGCTGTACAAGAACAACGTCGACGGTAAAGGTGCGTCGTACGGCACCCACGAGAACTACCTGATGTCGCGCGAGACGCCGTTCTCGGCGGTCATCGCCGGTCTGTCGCCGTTCTTCGCCTCGAGGCAGGTCATCACCGGGTCGGGACGCGTCGGAATCGGCCAGTCCGGTGACGAAGCGGGCTTCCAGCTTTCGCAGCGGGCGGACTACATCGAGGTGGAGGTGGGCCTCGAGACCACCCTCAAGCGCGGCATCATCAACACGCGCGACGAACCGCACGCGGACGCGGACAAGTATCGCCGCCTGCATTGCATCATCGGCGACGCGAACCTCGCCGAGATGTCGACTTACCTCAAGGTCGGCACCACAGCGCTCGTGCTCGACATCATCGAAGCGGGAGTCGATCTGTCCGATCTGCAGCTGGCCAGGCCGGTGACCGCAGTCCATCAGATCAGCCACGATCCGACGCTGCGCAAGGCCGTCGCACTCGCCGACGGCCGCGAACTCACCGGGCTTGCGCTGCAGCGGATCTACCACCAGCGCGTTGCGAAATTCGTGGCCGCCGAGGGCAGTGGCGATGCGCGCGCGCTGGACGTGCTCGACAAGTGGGCCATGGTTCTCGACCTGCTCGAGCGGGATCCGATGGAGTGTGCCCACCTGCTGGACTGGCCCGCGAAACTGCGCCTGCTCGAAGGCTTCCGCCAGCGGGAGGGGCTCGGGTGGTCGGCTCCGCGGCTGCATCTGGTCGACCTGCAGTATTCCGATGTGCGGCTGGACAAAGGTCTGTACAACCGGCTGGTCGCTCGCGGATCGATGGATCGACTGGTCACCGAGCAGCAGGTACTCGATGCAGTCGGCACGCCGCCGGAGGATACGAGGGCCTACTTCCGCGGCGAGTGCCTGCGCAAGTTCGGGGCCGACATCGCCGCGGCGAGCTGGGACTCGGTCATCTTCGATCTCGGCGGCGACTCCCTCGTTCGCATCCCGACCCTCGAGCCGCTCCGAGGCACCAAATCGCACGTCGGTGCACTGCTCGAGTCGGTCGACAGCGCCGCAGAGCTCGTCGATCAGCTCACCACCTGA
- a CDS encoding tRNA (adenine-N1)-methyltransferase has protein sequence MTTDDGIPVEPVPTGPARSGPFRVGDRVQLTDGKGRHYTVVLEAGKEFHTHRGGITHDELLGADEGSVVTSVNGTPYLALRPLLTDYVLSMPRGAQVIYPKDAAQIVHEGDMFPGARVLEAGAGSGALTCSLLRAVGTAGTVISYEIRQDHADYAIKNVETFFGERPSNWHLTVADVDQFGVDRPGEQVDRVVLDMLAPWDALPAVSKALVPGGVLLVYVATVTQLSKVVEALRAQECWTEPRSWESMVRGWHVVGLAVRPEHRMQGHTAFLVSVRRLAEGTVTPKPQRRSGKG, from the coding sequence CTGACGACCGACGACGGCATACCGGTCGAGCCGGTACCGACCGGACCCGCCCGCAGCGGACCGTTTCGCGTAGGGGATCGAGTCCAGCTCACCGACGGGAAGGGCCGCCACTACACGGTGGTTCTCGAGGCGGGCAAGGAGTTCCACACCCACCGGGGCGGAATCACCCACGACGAACTGCTCGGTGCCGACGAGGGCAGCGTCGTCACGTCCGTCAACGGCACCCCCTACCTCGCGCTCCGGCCGCTGCTGACCGACTACGTGCTGTCGATGCCGCGTGGCGCTCAGGTCATCTACCCCAAGGACGCGGCCCAGATCGTGCACGAGGGCGACATGTTCCCCGGGGCGCGCGTACTCGAGGCGGGTGCCGGATCGGGCGCTCTGACGTGCTCGCTGCTGCGTGCCGTCGGTACCGCAGGAACGGTCATCTCCTACGAGATCCGCCAGGACCACGCCGACTACGCCATCAAGAACGTCGAGACGTTCTTCGGCGAGCGGCCGTCCAACTGGCACCTGACGGTGGCCGACGTCGATCAATTCGGTGTCGATCGTCCCGGTGAGCAGGTCGATCGAGTCGTCCTCGACATGCTCGCGCCCTGGGATGCACTGCCTGCCGTATCGAAGGCTCTCGTTCCCGGCGGCGTGCTGCTGGTATACGTCGCTACCGTGACGCAGCTGTCCAAGGTCGTCGAAGCCCTACGAGCACAGGAATGCTGGACCGAACCCCGTTCCTGGGAGTCGATGGTGCGCGGGTGGCACGTCGTCGGACTGGCGGTTCGTCCCGAGCATCGGATGCAGGGGCACACGGCATTCCTCGTCAGTGTCCGACGCCTCGCCGAGGGCACCGTCACGCCGAAGCCGCAACGTCGATCGGGCAAGGGCTGA
- a CDS encoding YafY family protein — protein MATTKVERLMNLVICLLSTRQFLTAEWIRESVAGYDDSTSHEAFSRMFERDKNELRDLGVPLETGTATRFGGVEGYRINRDAYELPDIDLTSEESAAVAVAVKLWESPELTSAAQSALLKLRAAGIQVDQNESAAAVTAVPARTRGSEPALGALLAAIDDGKSVRFQHRPSLTEPFTTRTVQPWGVVTFRGRWYLVGHDVDRDDTRTFRLSRIGDEVKSFGTPQSVRKPDGVDLQDIVRRVAGTSSVSGTARVWLQDGRALELRRMGTVVGVQSLGTRSGTVVEVPVRSWDWVSRLIAGHGADAVVLEPAELRADVISTLQKAADVENER, from the coding sequence GTGGCCACCACCAAAGTCGAACGCCTGATGAATCTGGTCATCTGTCTGCTGTCGACACGTCAGTTCCTGACCGCGGAGTGGATCCGCGAGAGCGTTGCCGGATACGACGACTCCACCAGCCACGAAGCGTTCAGCAGAATGTTCGAGCGAGACAAGAACGAACTGCGCGACCTCGGAGTCCCGTTGGAAACCGGTACCGCAACCAGATTCGGTGGCGTCGAGGGCTATCGCATCAATCGCGATGCCTACGAACTGCCCGACATCGACCTCACCAGCGAGGAATCGGCCGCCGTTGCGGTCGCCGTCAAACTGTGGGAATCGCCGGAGCTCACCTCCGCGGCACAGAGTGCGTTGCTCAAACTCCGAGCCGCCGGAATTCAGGTCGACCAGAACGAGTCCGCCGCAGCGGTGACCGCGGTTCCCGCACGCACCCGAGGCTCCGAACCCGCGCTGGGTGCCTTGCTGGCCGCGATCGACGACGGCAAGTCGGTACGGTTCCAACACCGCCCGTCGCTGACCGAGCCGTTCACCACTAGAACCGTCCAGCCGTGGGGTGTCGTGACGTTTCGCGGCCGCTGGTATCTGGTGGGACACGACGTGGACCGCGACGACACCCGCACGTTCCGACTGTCCCGAATCGGCGACGAGGTCAAGTCGTTCGGCACCCCGCAGAGCGTCCGCAAGCCCGACGGCGTCGATCTGCAGGACATCGTCCGTCGAGTGGCGGGCACGTCCTCGGTATCGGGCACGGCCCGGGTATGGCTACAGGACGGGAGGGCGCTGGAATTGCGCAGAATGGGAACGGTGGTCGGCGTGCAGAGTCTCGGCACCCGCAGCGGCACTGTCGTCGAGGTTCCCGTGCGGTCCTGGGATTGGGTCTCGCGGTTGATCGCCGGTCACGGCGCGGATGCGGTGGTGCTCGAACCCGCGGAACTGCGCGCCGACGTGATCTCCACCCTGCAGAAGGCGGCCGACGTGGAGAACGAGCGATGA
- the prcA gene encoding proteasome subunit alpha → MTMPYYASAEQIMRDRSELARKGIGRGRSVIVLTYADGVLFVAENRSTALHKVSELYDRIGFAAVGKYNEFENLRKAGIQHADIKGYTYDRRDVTGRSLAKTYAQALGTIFTEQLKPYEVEICVAEVSHQDEPVATQLYRITYDGSIVDEQDFVVMGGTTEPIVAALKDTYRSGLDLAEAVRVAVAALTAGPATPPPAGGEPEKKVLEVSALEVAVLDQARPRRAFRRIAGAALEDMLPTPTASVEAVTDTEGAPPY, encoded by the coding sequence ATGACGATGCCGTACTACGCATCTGCCGAACAGATCATGCGCGATCGTTCGGAGTTGGCGCGCAAGGGAATCGGCCGCGGCCGCAGCGTCATCGTGCTGACGTATGCGGACGGGGTCCTCTTCGTGGCCGAAAACCGTTCGACCGCGTTGCACAAGGTGAGCGAACTCTACGACCGGATCGGCTTCGCGGCCGTGGGCAAGTACAACGAGTTCGAGAACCTGCGCAAGGCCGGCATCCAGCACGCCGATATCAAGGGATACACCTACGATCGGCGTGACGTGACCGGCCGTTCGCTCGCCAAGACGTACGCGCAAGCACTCGGCACGATCTTCACCGAGCAGCTCAAGCCGTACGAGGTCGAGATCTGTGTCGCGGAGGTGTCGCATCAGGACGAGCCGGTCGCTACGCAGCTCTACCGCATCACCTACGACGGATCCATCGTCGACGAACAGGATTTCGTCGTCATGGGTGGCACGACCGAGCCGATCGTGGCCGCGCTGAAGGACACCTATCGTTCCGGCCTGGACCTGGCCGAGGCGGTACGGGTTGCTGTTGCCGCCCTCACGGCAGGTCCCGCGACGCCGCCCCCTGCGGGCGGTGAGCCGGAGAAGAAGGTCCTCGAGGTCTCGGCGCTCGAGGTCGCGGTGCTGGACCAGGCGCGGCCGCGACGAGCGTTCCGACGCATCGCCGGAGCTGCGTTGGAGGACATGTTGCCGACGCCGACTGCGTCGGTCGAGGCGGTCACCGACACCGAAGGTGCACCGCCTTACTGA
- the pafA gene encoding Pup--protein ligase, which yields MQRRIMGIETEFGVTCTFHGHRRLSPDEVARYLFRRVVSWGRSSNVFLRNGARLYLDVGSHPEYATAECDSLLQLVTHDRAGERVLEDLLIDAEQRLAEEGIGGDIYLFKNNTDSAGNSYGCHENFLVQRAGEFSRISDVLLPFLVTRQLICGAGKVLQTPKAATFCLSQRAEHIWEGVSSATTRSRPIINTRDEPHADAEKYRRLHVIVGDSNMAETSTMLKVGTAALVLEMIEAGVSFRDFALDNPIRAIREVSHDLTGRRPVRLAGGRQASALDIQREYYARAVEHLKTREPNTQVEQVVDLWGRTLDAIETQDFAKVDTEIDWVIKRKLFQRYQDRYSMELSDPKIAQLDLAYHDIKRGRGVFDLLQRKGLAKRVTEDEQIDEAVDLPPQTTRAKLRGEFITAAQEAGRDFTVDWVHLKLNDQAQRTVLCKDPFRSVDERVERLIASM from the coding sequence GTGCAGCGACGAATTATGGGCATCGAGACAGAGTTCGGTGTCACATGTACTTTTCACGGACATCGACGGCTGAGTCCGGACGAAGTGGCTCGCTATCTGTTTCGCCGAGTCGTCTCGTGGGGTCGCAGCTCGAATGTGTTCCTTCGCAACGGTGCCCGCCTGTACCTCGACGTGGGCTCGCACCCCGAGTACGCCACCGCCGAGTGCGACAGTCTGTTGCAGTTGGTCACCCACGACCGCGCCGGCGAGCGAGTACTGGAAGACCTGCTGATCGACGCTGAGCAACGCCTGGCAGAAGAAGGTATCGGGGGCGATATCTATCTGTTCAAGAACAACACCGACTCGGCGGGAAACTCCTACGGCTGCCACGAGAACTTTCTCGTGCAACGTGCCGGCGAGTTCTCCCGAATCTCGGACGTGCTGCTGCCGTTCCTGGTCACGCGTCAGTTGATCTGTGGCGCAGGCAAGGTACTCCAGACGCCGAAGGCTGCGACGTTCTGCCTCTCACAGCGCGCCGAGCACATCTGGGAAGGCGTCTCCTCGGCCACCACTCGTTCGCGACCCATCATCAACACTCGCGACGAGCCGCACGCCGACGCCGAGAAGTACCGCCGACTGCACGTCATCGTGGGCGACTCGAACATGGCCGAGACCTCGACGATGCTCAAGGTCGGAACGGCAGCCCTCGTTCTCGAGATGATCGAGGCGGGCGTGTCCTTCCGAGATTTCGCACTGGACAATCCGATTCGCGCCATCCGCGAGGTCAGTCACGATCTCACCGGACGGCGTCCCGTTCGACTCGCCGGGGGACGACAGGCCAGCGCCCTCGATATTCAGCGCGAGTACTACGCGCGAGCCGTCGAGCATCTCAAGACGCGCGAGCCGAACACTCAGGTGGAGCAGGTCGTCGATCTGTGGGGACGAACGCTCGACGCCATCGAGACACAGGATTTCGCGAAGGTGGACACCGAGATCGACTGGGTCATCAAGCGCAAACTGTTCCAGCGGTATCAGGACCGGTACTCGATGGAGCTGTCCGATCCCAAGATCGCGCAGTTGGACCTGGCCTATCACGACATCAAACGCGGCCGAGGAGTGTTCGACCTGTTGCAGCGCAAGGGTCTGGCCAAACGAGTCACCGAGGACGAACAGATCGACGAGGCCGTCGATCTGCCGCCGCAGACCACCCGAGCCAAGCTGCGCGGAGAATTCATCACGGCCGCTCAGGAGGCAGGTCGCGACTTCACGGTCGACTGGGTGCACCTCAAGCTCAACGACCAGGCTCAGCGAACCGTGCTGTGCAAGGATCCGTTCCGTTCGGTCGACGAGCGAGTGGAACGGCTGATCGCATCGATGTAG